attttctatttgttctgtCAGGAAGACTGTTgaaatcttcaaatatttctctgttttttttgcTAATTATCCTTTCAGTTACATCAgtttttctttgtacattttgaaGTTTCATTAAGTGCACTCATATTAAGTATGGTTTTGTCTTTGTGGTGAATgacacttttatcattatgaaatgtccttcttTGTTTCTGGTAATACTTCATATTCATATATTCCAGTTTTTCTATGACTAGTGTTTTTGTGGTAtattctttttcatccttttattttcacacaactgtttttatgtttaaaaatgaatCCCTTGTAGACAAAACATTATGCCTTCTTTTTTGTCCAATCTGACAATCACTGCCTTTAATTAGAATGTTtggtccatttatttttcttttcttttttttttttttttgagatggagtcttgctctgttacccaggctggactgcagtggcgcgatctcggctcactgcaagttctgcctaccgggttcatgccattctcctgcctcagcctccccagtagctgggactacaggcgcccgtcatcacacccggctttttgtattttttttttttttttagtagagacggggtttcaccatgttagccaggatgatctagatctcctgacctcgtgatctgcccaccttggcctcccaaagtgctgagattacaggcgtgagctcccgCACCCAGCCgcccatttatttttcatataattatggATACGATTTAAGTCTACCATCTTACTTGCTTTGTAATATTCCTATCTACTCTTTGTTCTTTTATcctcctttcttgctttcttcttgagtacttaaaaattattccatttttagttttatttttaactataactcttattttatattttaatggttaTTCTAGGGGTTACATTATGTATCTTTGACTCATCACAATCCTCTCTTACTGCCTACCCTCTCTGAGGTATCACCTTAGTGCCAGGGGTTTTCAGTGAAGGTTCTTTACTCTGGCAGACTGAAATTCCAAAATCTTGTAGCCTTCCATGAGCCCTCTGGCAGTTGCTGTTTTGGGACTTGGCAGTTCTATCCTGCGTATGTACAGTTTAATATTCAGCCAAGACTCAGAGAGATTCCTGAAGTCCCTATCTGCAGCTTCTTCCATTCTGCCATTCCCTTCCATAATTCAAACTATCAATTATGGATCTCCATCTCTTCAGTTCAGCAAGGGTCTCATGCTCTCCTTAGGCTCCCGCTCCATGGACCACAGTCCTGAAAGTGCCTCCAGGCATAAAGCTAGTGTGATCATAGGGCTTACCTTGTTTGTTTCCTTGCTATATGGCATTATTTTCTGAGTTGGCTGTTTGTTGTTCAAGGTCTGAAAATCGCTGtttcacatattttgttttatatttgctttctGCAAGAGGGCTAGTCCTATAACAGTTACTTTATCAAGACTTCTTATCAAGCAGAAGTAAAGAAGTGACTTTAGAGCATCCTCAATTAGGTGCTActacattttcccatttttatgtttttcttatattGGTAATGTAGGGCTTTTTAAAGTATCAAcacattagaaaagaataaaagtaaccTACCCATAATTCCAGTACCCAGGGCCAACCACTCTCaacattttggaaatttttttcttctagtctttTCTGTGCATTTTGAAAACATATATTAGCATTGGTCTCTAAGACAATAGCAAAACCACTTTTGGTAAGTACCAACGGGAGGTGATTCTCATTATTATTGATAATGATATTAATAATCATTATCTATAGGATCCAAAGGAAATAGTAGTGATCATATAGACCTAGACCAccagagaaggggaaaaagaaaatgacaggtcccaactattccggaggctgaggtagaaggttggcttgaccccaggagtttgaggctgttgTGAGCTACAATAGcacggctgcactccagcctgggtgacagagcaagaccctgcctctaaaaaaaaaaaagaaaagaaaagaaagagaaaaagaaaaggaaaaaaagaaatgacagacaTTACTTTGGGGTTAACAGTGATATGTTCCTAAGAACACATAAGTTATTCTCTGTGGAATTTCAGAAATAATTGCAGGAGAAGAAGTGGTTCTTTGAATAGGCTGTTTCACTAATTTTGATAACTCCAATTATAGCTAGATAAATAGATACTGTGCCCTTATATTGTTGATATTTTGCCCATATTGTGCCCCCTTTCACTGTTGCAGCTACATATATTTGAAACCATGCTGTAAGTAAATTTTTGAGACTAAATTTTGAGTATGGGGCAAACTTTTCCCTGCCACATTCTATTCAGAACTGGGTCAAAACACATGAATATTTAAGACTTTTACTGTAATTGGCAAAATTACTTTCCAGAAAGAGTAATACAAATTTTCCTAACCACTTGCTTTTGCAAATGTGTCCTGTTTTTGTACCTTCATTATACAGCTAATTAATTCTATACTTGTTAATTGTATAATTTGGGGACAgtaacttaacctttctgtgcctcagtttccttatctataagacAAAATTAATAGTATTTTAATTTACCTCATAATGTTATTGGGaagatataataatataaaacccTAAAATTAATGCTGTTATGAGTTCAATGCTTAATGAATATACTAGTTATTTTTTGTTAAGGTTTTGGTGTTAAAATCTTAGATAATTATGCAAGTGAAAATTTatctttcattgttttaattattgagttataataatattgaatatttttcttatatttagtagctatttgtatttcttcttttaaatagtctgttcatatccttggcccaTTATTTCTTGGACTTCACAATTTTCATATAGCTTTATACAAACTCTTAATGTAATCAGGTCatttaatttgacttcttttcctatttggatgcctttcatttttttctcttctagtactatgttgaatatgagtggtgagagtgggtatccttgtcttgttccagttctcaatcagaatggttccagcttttgcccattcagtaagatgttggctgtgggtttgttacagaTATACCATCtttcaccagtcagaatggctttcatcaaaaagtcaagaaataacataTGATGGTGAGGCTGCAGAAAAAAGGGAACACTAATACGCTGTTAGTAGAaggtaaattagtgcagccactgtggagagcagtttgggGACTTCTCAAGGAACTAAGAATTAAAGTAAtatttgatccaacaatcccattgctgtatatacacccaaaggaaaataaatcattccaccaaaaagacacacacaattatatgttcatcacagcactattcacaataaaaaagacatggaatcaacccaggtgcccatcagtggtggactggataaagaaaatgtggaacatatacacaatggaatattatgcagccatgaaaaagaatgaaatcatgttcttcacagcaacatgaatgcagctcaaagccattatcctaagcgaactaatgcaggaacaggaaaccaaatatcacatgttcttacttgtaagtgggagctaaacattgggtaaacattgacataaagatgggaacaacagacactggggatgACTAGAGTGGGGAGAGTGAGGGGGTAAACGGCTGAAAAACTACttcttgggtactatgctcactacttgggtgGCAGATtgatttgtacaccaaaccttAGCATTTGTACTCCAAACttcgtaacaaacctgcacgtgtaccttaattctaaaataaaagttgaagaaaaataaaattatttaaatttttttctgatgtcTCTCTCCAACATTTTTCTCAGTTTGTGGCTTATCTTATGATACTATTATTTCACAGAAGTCTTTCCATTTGTGTGGCAAATTCtgcatatatttttctccatggTTTCTTAGAAAGTATTTGTGTTTTTCAAGTCTGGTCCTATCCAAGTATCACAacaattttaacttattttttctttttgtattgctttaattttaatatcttatttCTTAATCCAAATAGTTTGGCCTTTAGTGTAGTATAGCTAAGGCTTTACTTTTAAATCCAGCAAAAGTCTGTTGCTTCTTAATAGGTCAAATTAAGTTTGATTCCTGAAAACTGCTTCACAGTTTTGAAGTATGTGTTATAATTaaatatgtcatattttaaatagttaGTGGTAGAGTTTTCTGCATAAGGATAGTCCTAACAGTATATACAGTCATTTCCTAACAGTATATTTATAGCCAGTTAGTAAAATCCACATGAACTCTAACATCCTTACATCAGAACTAGCCAAGAGGGCTTTCACAGTATCATACTTGATCTATTAAAAAGTGGCACTGTGGAGAGAGGACTTGGAAAATAACTAAGTTGGTTTAAATTGCAAccaactaataataataaatatatacatttattgttAATTAGAACAAGCTGGATAGCAAAGAGCTAGAAATACTCAACTAGGTGTCAGTTTTAACATTACCCTCTTCTACAAGACTTGATGTCACAGACCCaaaaaaatgtgttcttttttcttgtgCCAAACAGGTAAACAGGCAAAAATATCAATGGGAGAGGAAAACCAAACCTTTGTGTCCAAGTTTATCTTCCTGGGTCTTTCACAGGACTTGCAGACCCAGATCCTGCTATTTATCCTCTTCCTCATCATTTATCTGCTGACGGTGCTTGGAAACCTGCTCATCATCATTCTCATCTTCCTGGATTCTCGCCTTCACACtcccatgtatttttttcttagaaatctcTCCTTTGCAGATCTCTGTTTCTCTACTAGCATTGTCCCTCAAGTGTTGGTTCACTTCTTGGTAAAGAGGAAAACCATTTCTCTTTATGGGTGTATGACACAGATAATTGTCTTTCTTCTGGTTGGGTGTACAGAGTGTGCACTGCTGGCCGTGATGTCCTATGACCGGTatgtggctgtctgcaagccccTGTACTACTCTACCATCATGACACAACGGGTGTGTCTCTGGCTGTCCTTCGGGTCCTGGGCCAGTGGGGCACTAGTGTCTTTAGTAGATACCAGCTTTACTTTCCATCTTCCCTACTGGGGACAGAATATAATCAATCACTACTTTTGTGAACCTCCTGCCCTCCTGAAGCTGGCTTCCACAGACACTTACAGCACAGAAATGGCCATCTTTTCAATGGGCGTGGTAATCCTCCTGGCCCCTGTCTCCCTGATTCTTGGTTCTTATTGGAATATTATCTCCACTGTTATCCAGATGCAGTCTGGGGAAGGGAGACTCAAGGCTTTTTCTACCTGTGGCTCCCATCTTATTGTTGTTGTCCTCTTCTATGGGTCAGGAATATTCACCTACATGCGACCAAACTCCAAGACTACAAAAGAACTGGATAAAATGATATTTGTGTTCTATACAGTGGTGACTCCAATGTTGAACCCCATAATTTATAGCTTGAGGAACAAAGATGTCAAAGGGGCTCTCAGGAAACTAGTTGGGAGAAAGTGCTTCTCTCATAGGCAGTGACCTCTGAGTCTGACTTTTAGAGCTATGGTAACATCCTTTAAAAAGGAGCAAGATTTTAGTAGGCAATTATGAATTAGGTTATTTCAGGAAGAAGTGTGAAAATGAACATGTTCTAAAAACTGTGAATACTACAATCTAAACTAGAacatagggaaaaaataaaagcatgaaaaGTTAGGTCATTTCTTGATTGTAAAAGGTGTTGGGTGCTACTGTGAGGAGTTTGTAGTTAATTCAGCTGCCATGGCATGTTTTAAGCACAGTCACAATTGAATCCAGGAGGTTTCAACCAGATTATTCTGAAATAACAGCTAATACAAATTGCAAGCATAATTCTAACATCAAAGATATCTCAAGTTTGCATGTCTTCAGCATACAAACCTTAGAATAGGCTCtgattaaaacaattaaaatatctgTAAGAGTCTTTAATACTGGGTTCATTAGATCCTAGAGCACTTCAGCTTGTGAAAAGGTACCAGAGGAAATAATACTTCCTAGTTCTTCATGATCTCTCCTGAAAACCCCccaaaattttatataatcacCTCAAATTTCGTGTAAGCATAGACTATCAGAGTAAAAAGGGAATTCAATAGTAAAATAATCCAACCACATATCTGAGgcttaaattatttcataatatctCATCAAATAATTGTTCAGCATTTGCCTAACCAGGAATGACACAGCTCCTTACTCGGGCCACTCTCTTTCATATAAAGGTAGTTTTTACTATTATAGAGATCTTCCTCATGATAAGTTAAAATCAGTTTTCCTGTATCTTCAATCTAGTTTCTCTAGTTTTAGTCCTAGAGCAATTGTCATTATTCTTCAATACTAGAACATACTGAGGTCAATTTCTGTATTTGCCCAAATTCAATTGTCTCTGCCAACTGCCCACTAGTTTCTTTACAATTTCTTTATCTAATATGCTTTGGTACCCTGTATTATCTTGGTCATCCTCTTCTGAATGAGCCCAATTTACCTAAagagtatttctttaaaaaacaaaagagaaattagaattTGGGGTGACCCCTTCATAGGCTTCAATGCCTGCACACCATGTCACACTGTGGCCCAACTTCTCTAAAATAGTCAATTCCAGAGTCCTACTTCAGTTCCTCACAAACCCATAATACAAATAAACTGGCTGGTAGCCTCTTCGCTCTTTCACTTAAAACTTCTAACATTCACATGTTTAGAGGAGATTCTAAGCCACATGTTTAGAGGTGGTTTTCCATGGTAACTATTCTACAGCCATCACGCACATGGGGTCCAGAAACCACAGACCTCAGATTGACTGTGTAGAAGTCCCCTCCAGTGAAGAGCTATCCAATAGCTGtacttatttctttcttctttaattcaTGTATACATGTGTCCATTTTTAAACCAGCTATTGatctcttatttcattttatcttatcCAACTCTGAGTGTATTTGGTATACTCAGAGTAATGACTGAGACATAACATATATTAATACACATTTTttactatctttttaaaatttactggaACTGTACCACAATAGGCAAACTTTAATCTGGGGTATGATAATCACTGAAAACCTTCATTCAAATGATATGTGTTAGTTGAGGTGATATAGAGAAGGATAAGAAATTTTTAGTTGAATTTGGTAACTTTGGCTGCTGGTTATGATCTAGATGAGATCTATTTCAGTGAatagaggaaaaataagaaaatgtaaacaGACATTTGGAGATGTTTTACcatgagggagaaggaggaaatgaGGTATGGTTAGGAAAGTGGGATTGTGggggttttattcattttattttattttagatgcttAGGCTACTCCCCCACCCATTCCTTGCAGATTCTAGCCCCTGACTCACTGCCACTCTCCTGAAGATACTGCTCCTGTGTTATAGTTGttggttattttaattttctcatagaATGAAATATTCAAATAGTTTGCATTCTGAGATTCCTTAATCCTCGCTTCTCCAATGATTTCAGCTACTCATTCCCATGGTCATATCTTAAATATTGGCGTTAATGATAACTGCCATCCCATCTGACCAAATTTCAAACACACTCCTGAGTAAAACAAAATGATTGCTATTTTAAAGCACTAAATTTTGAAATGGTCTGTATGCAGCGATGGATTACTGACACACTGAGAATTATGTTCCCACTCATTCCACCAAAATAGATGCCAATGGGGCTTCTTCACAAAGCTGTCTGCATGAAACCACTACATActagggagggaaggggaaaataaagacaaaaaattcTAATGAAAACATACTTAATACATACACCTAGAAATCATCATAATGATGACGTATCAGTCAGGGCTTTTAGTTTCAAGCAACAGAAACTAAGCATGATTTaagctaaaagtaaaaatattgaaataatattcgAGTCATGTAGCCAGAACCACAGACCAAAATTGTACCACAGAATTGGCTCTATGAGGACAAGACTTCCATTCAGCACTAGAAGCATGATTTACCTGCCAACACCATCAGGACAGGACACTGCTGCCGGAGCTGCTGATTCTGGAAACTGAATATTGCTGCATCCATTGCCactgttggaaagaaaaaaaaatgtcttctgaCAAACACAACCTGAGTCAGGCGATCAAATTGAACACCAACAatgataagtcatgttgatagtatgTACCTGTGATATGATATAATAAAAATGGTACTCTATCTCTGTGACCTTCATCTCCAGTCTAATCATAGGAAAAACATCAGAAAACTCCCAATAGAGGGAGATCATACAAAATACTTGACCAGTACTCCTCAACACTGCCAAGGTTATGAAACACAAGGAAAGTATGAGAAATCGTCACAGTCCAGAAGAgcctaaagagacatgacaactaaatgtaatgtgatatTCCAGTTGGGATCCTGcatcagaggaaagaaaaaggataaaaacaaaacaaataaaccagCTACAGAAGTCTGGTCcttaccagcctggacaacatggcaaaaatccatctctacaaaaaataaattaaaaaaaaattagccaggcatggtggcaagcacctgtagttccagctacttgggaggctgagatgggagaatcacttgagctcagggaggtccaggctgcagtgagctgtcacactactgtactccagcctggcagcctgggtgacagaatgagacccagtcgaaaaaagaagaaagaaagaaaagaagcaagcaagcaagagagaaaaagaaagaaagaaagaaagagaaagaagaaagaaaggaaagaaagagaaagaaagaaagaaagaaagaaagaaagaaagaaagagaaaagaaaagaaaaaagcaaagaaaataagaaatctgaataaagtattgTGGACTTAATGTatcaatgttattttattttttatttttatattttatttttattttcttagttgtaacaaatataccataaTAATTTAAGAGGGTAATAACAGGGAAAACTAGTTGTGGAGTAGAAGGTAACTCTGTATATTACCTTCTCAATTTTTCCAAAACTGTAAAtgcaaaactgctctaaaaaataaagtctatttaaaaagaaataaaagaaactataTGGTGTGTCCTTGTTTTTTTGTGTCACTAGCTGTTCAAAGTTGCCATCTTGTTTTACCTTAGTCCACTCCTGGCCTAGATACAAAGCTCTCTCTGGTTTAAGTTCTTTCACTCTGCTCCTACAGCACTGTCTACATGCCTCTAGGCAAGCACTAATCATATTATCATGTACTTGATGCCACCGAGCATTCTCTCCTTTGTGACACACACAtcccttccctctgtgtctccACACCCACCAGatttcctcccacctctcaggctgatcctcctctctcttttttgcaGGTCCGCCTTCCTGACTCATCCAATGGTGTTGGTGTTCCCTGGGCCAATCTCAGCccatttccttctattttccctcttcctctctgtccctttctctgcAATCCTATTCCAATGGATAGCATCAATCACCATCTACCCAGATTGACCCAAATTTTACAGGTCTAGCCCCAGACATCTCTAAATTCCCAAATGCCTACATCCAAATGCCTAATTGACAATGCTTCTCAGATGCCACAAAGTACCTCAGTCTTAACAAGCCAAAACTGAACAACGAACTGCAAGACCTCTCACTTCCATGCAAAA
This genomic window from Pan troglodytes isolate AG18354 chromosome 9, NHGRI_mPanTro3-v2.0_pri, whole genome shotgun sequence contains:
- the OR2D3 gene encoding olfactory receptor 2D3, which codes for MCSFFLCQTGKQAKISMGEENQTFVSKFIFLGLSQDLQTQILLFILFLIIYLLTVLGNLLIIILIFLDSRLHTPMYFFLRNLSFADLCFSTSIVPQVLVHFLVKRKTISLYGCMTQIIVFLLVGCTECALLAVMSYDRYVAVCKPLYYSTIMTQRVCLWLSFGSWASGALVSLVDTSFTFHLPYWGQNIINHYFCEPPALLKLASTDTYSTEMAIFSMGVVILLAPVSLILGSYWNIISTVIQMQSGEGRLKAFSTCGSHLIVVVLFYGSGIFTYMRPNSKTTKELDKMIFVFYTVVTPMLNPIIYSLRNKDVKGALRKLVGRKCFSHRQ